The genomic stretch GCCATGACCGTCCGGCATAGCTGGTCCACTTTATCCAGGGACTGCTTCAGGAAAAGCGCCATGCCGCTCTCCCCGCTAAGCGCCAGGCGGCGCAGCAGTTCGATGTCCTGCGAGCTGTAAAATACGATAAGTATAACGATGCCCATCCGCGGGTAGGAGTTCCTGATTTTCTCCAGCTCGTCGATGATGTTCTTGTCCAGTTTCTTTACGCTGAGCAGCATGACGTCCGGCATAAGCTCCGCCACCGCCCGCATCATCACCCCTTTTTCCCCGCCGCCGGAAACGCGCAGTATTTCTATATTGGCGTGCCGTGGAAGAACGCAGCTGTAGAGTTCCCGGTATATCTCCTGCTCCTCGACCACATACAAACTTACGCTATCCGTCTTTGACTGCATCATTTTTTAACCCCTCTTTAATATCCCCTATTTTCCCGCCCCTCTCCCACCTTTTTCTAACAACCTTTACGATTTTATGCCAGCGGTATTAAGAGAAGGATAAAGTTCATAAATAAACCATAAATATATCATAAATTTTTCATGCGATTGATGGGTTTTTACGTATTTCATAGCTCTTTCCGGCGTAAGCGTATAGATTTTGCCACCTCATCCCCTTATTGACAATACAGGTTGCCCCTTAATTTATTATGGTAAATTCCCTATTTTAGCTCTGGATGGTTTTCTCAGGCTAATTAGGAAAAAGAACAGGCCAAAGTTAGGGATGGTCTGGTGTTCATAAACGGAGACTGGGGGTAAATTGGATGTATCCATTCGACCTCGCAGGAGGATACGGGATGCAAACACGGTTGGGGAACAACCTGAAGAGCCAGCAAGGCATTACCGGCATCGAGACCGCCAAAGCTCCCGCCGCGCCGGCGGAGGCTAAAGACGCCAAAATGGACTTGAGCAGCGATTCCCTCAGCAGCCTCTTCGCCCAGGACGAGGAAGAGGAATATCCCCTGGCCGGGCTGATGCAGTCGCTGCCGGACATATCCGCGGGGGAGTTGCTGGATGACATTAAGGAAATAAAAAACATCATGCAGTAATTCCAGAAAAAATAAACCGGAGATAACGCCTATTCCAGAGAAAAGCTGATATGGGAGTAAGGGTGAACACCAATATTATTAGAGGGTTATCATGGTTGTCCGCCATAGTTGGTCGGTAGTAGCCTGAAAATGCGGGGCAAAACGGATGAATTGCCCCTACTGCTTTTTGCTGTGGAATGCCGCAGCAGGTAAAGCAGCCGACCCGGAAGGCCGGGGGAGGGCCGCAAATGAGTTGCCAACATAATAAACAAGGACTGTGGGCGAACAAGCACCTGCGGTATATCATCGCCATCATGGCGTTGTGCGCGTTCGTCTACTATTTACCGGCTATCGCCGGGCGGCTCGGCTGGACCGGTTTTTCCGACGGCATGAACAATCTCCATAATCTGTGGGGAATTGATTTCCTCGGCCTGGTGTTCTTCGCGCCGGTGGTCTACGCGGCTTATAGCCTCGGCGTTATCCCGGCCATAATGACGGCGCTCGTCGCCATGATCGTACTGCTGCCCTACGCCATATTAATAGATACCTACCCCAACGCCATGTTCAAGCCCACCGCCTTCGTTATTATTCTGAGCGCGGTAGGCTCGGTGGTGGCCATGCTGCAAAACAGCGAGCAGCAGCACCACCAGCGGGACAGGGAAATGAAATGCCTTTATGACATCGGCAAAGCCTCCGGGGACAGCAACTCCATCAACGAGTTCCTGGGCAAAGCGGTGACACTGATTCCCCAGGCACTCCAGTACCCGGAGGAAACCACGGTAAGGATTACCTTCCGCGACCAGGTATTTAACAGCCCCGATTTCCAGAAATCCGACAGCCGGGTGGCGGAAAACCTGGTCAGGAACGGGGAGACTATCGGCCTGCTGGAAATATACTCCAGCCGGGATAATCCCTATTTAATAAAGAAAGAACACCTCACCCGGACCATTTCGGAAAGAATCAGCGCCGCTATCCGCCAGCTGGAGCTGGAGGAATCCCAGCGCAACTATTACCAGCAGCTGGAAAAAGAGGTGGATATCCGCACCAAAGACCTGGAGCAGGTACAGGAAAAGCTTATCCGCTCCGAGCGGCTGGCGGCCGTGGGGGAGCTGGCCTCCGGGGTGGGGCATGAGCTGCGCAACCCGCTGAACGTTATCCGTAACTGCGCCTATCTGCTTAACCTGACGCTCACGGAAAAGAGCGATGAGGAGGCGGCCAACACGCTTAAAGTACTGGATAAACAGATAGACGTGGCCAATAAAATAGTGACCGACCTGCTGGACTTCACCCGCATCAGGCCGCCGGCCCAGGTAAAAGTGGACCTGACCAGCCTGGTAAAAGAAAGCCTGTCATTGGCGGCGCCGCCGGAGCAAATAGGCATCCACGTGAATCTGAACGGGCACACTCCCCCGGTAAGAACCGACCCGGAGCAGATGAACCGGGTATTTTCCAATATTATCACCAACGCCTTGCAGGCAATGAACGGGAAAGGAGGAGAACTTGATATCGATGCCGCCGCGGATGACAGTTTCGTCTCAATCTCTTTCAAAGACACCGGCTGCGGCATACCTGAAGAAAATATCAATAAAATATTCGAACCGCTGTTCACCACCAAGCCCAAGGGCATCGGCCTGGGACTGGCCATCTCCAGAAGGCTGGTGGAACAAAACGGCGGCAAAATGGAAGTGGTCAGCCAGATAGGACAAGGCACCACCTTTACCGTAACACTACCTATCGAAAAAAGGAGATAAACCGCTAATGAATAACAAACCTACAATTCTTGTGGTTGATGATAATCAGGACCTTCTAGAAACATTTGCCATGATTCTGAAGCGGCGTGGTTATTCCGTCCAGACGGCGGACAACGGTGCGTCTGCCGTGGATAAATTCAAGGAACAGAGGTTTGACGTTACCCTGATGGACATCGTCATGCCGGAAATGAACGGCGTGGACGCTTTCAAGAAAATCAAGGAAATGCAGCCGGGAGCATCCATAATCTTAATGACGGCCTATTCCGATGAAGAGCTGCTGCAGACCGCCCGGGACGAGGGCGCCCATCAGATAATCCACAAGCCCATAAGGATAGATAAACTCCTGGAGCTGATTAACGAGACTGCCGAAGGCCAGCCCATCCTCGTCGTCGATGATGACGCGGATATCTGCGATACCCTGACCAATATACTGGAACACCAGGGATATGATGTGGTCACCGCCGGCAGCGGCGAAGAAGCAGTCTCGTTAACCCGCAACCGGAACTGCCAGATGGCTTTCATAGACGTCAAACTGCCTGATATTGACGGACTGGAAACCCTTTTAAGATTGAAAGAGATAAACCCGGAACTGCTGGCTATCATGATGACCGGATTCCGTAACGAGGTTAAGGACGCCCTGGAAAAAGCCCAGGAGGCTTCAGCCATCACCTGCCTCTATAAACCCTTCGACCCCGCCAAAGCCGCCGAGCTGGTCAAGCAAATAGGTAAAAAACCAAGCCGTCTCAGGAGTTTCCATGAGAGTTAATGACCGCATACTCGTCGTCGATGATGACCATGATTTCCTGGGCGTCATCCGCCAGATACTGGAAAAGAAGGGCTACGAAGTACGGACCGTCCCTTCCGCCGCCGAGGCATTAGCGCTGCTGGCTGAGTGCTTTTATAACGCCGCTATCCTCGACATCAGCCTGCCGGATGCCGACGGCACGGAACTGCTCTCTAAAATCATGGAGCTTCACCCGGACATCATCGCCATTATGCTTACCGGCCATTCCTCGGTGAAAAACGCCGTGCAGTCCCTGAACCGCGGCGCTTTCGCCTACCTGGAAAAGCCGGTTGACCCGGAAAGCCTGCTTTCCGTCCTCCACCGCGGGCTGGAAAAACAGCACCTGGTGCTGGAAAACCGGGAGCTGATAGAGGAACTGGAACGGCGCAACCGCATCGCCAATACCCTGCTCAGCGTTTCCCAGGCGGTGGCGCAGTCGCTCGACCTTCAGAAACTTATAGACTCCGCGCTGGAAAGAATCGCCCAGTGCACCGGGCTGGAGGCGAGTTTCGTTTACCTCTGCGACAAAGATAAACTAAAGCTGTCCGGACATCACGGATTATCCTTGAGGACCATCATCGATATCCCCAAAGAGTACCCCAACGCCGTGGGGACCATCGGCAATATTGTGAAACAGGCCAAACCGGTGGTGGTGGAAGACCTGACCAAGAATAACGACCCGGAGCTAGGCTTTATCAGCAGCATCGGCTACCGCTGTTTCGCCGGGGTGCCGCTGTTGATTTTCGGTGAAAGCATCGGCGTGCTGGGGGTAGCCACGGATTTCAACAACTGTTTCAGTCCCACCAACGTGGAACTGCTCCAGGGGGTGGGACGGGAGATTGCCATCGCGGTCAGGAACGCCCAGCTTTATGAAGACGCGTCCAGCGCCAGGGCGCTCCGGGAGCTTGACGTCATGCGTACCGATTTCCTGGCTAACGTCTCCCACGAGCTGCGCACCCCGCTGGCGGTAATCAAAGGCTCAGCCAACAGCCTCTTGCAGCCGGATGTTATTTTTGACGAAGAGACGCGGCGGGACTTCCTGGTATCCATCGATAAAGACGCGGACACGCTGACCCGCCTGGTGGACGACCTGCTCATGATATCCCGCCTGGAAGCGGACGCCCTGGAGGTCAGGAAAAAGCCCGGCAACCTCGCTAACGTAATCGAGTCCATTAAAGACCGGCTGGACAACATTACCCTCCGGCACCGCCTGCATATCGACGTCAAGGAAGATTTACCGGCCGTGGAAATAGACGATGTGCGTATCGGCGAGGTACTTACCAACCTGGTGGAGAACGCGGTCAAGTTCTCCGAGGACAACTCCAATATCTATATCCAGGCGCGGAACGGGGGCCAGGAGGTTAACGTTAGCGTTACCGATGAAGGCGCCGGCATCCCCCCGGAGCTGCACCAGAAAATATTTGAACGGTTTTTCCAGGGAGACGGCCGCAAGGCCGGGCGCCGCAAGGGCGCCGGTCTGGGACTGGCCATCTGCCAGGGCATTATAAAAGCGCATGGAGGCAGAATCTGGGTGGACAGCCAGCCGGGCAAAGGCGCCAGGTTTACTTTCAGCCTGCCATTGAACTAAGGGGGACACGACCATGGACAAGAAACATATTTTAATCGTAGATGACGACCCGGCGATACTGAGATTGCTCAGTACCAACCTGAAAGCGCGGGGCTACGAAATCTTTACGGCCACGGACGGCGAGGAATCGCTGGAAAAGGTGCAGAAAGACTTCGTTGATTTGATTATCCTCGACCTGATGATGCCCAAGGTGGACGGCGTCGAGGTATGCCGCCGCATCCGCGAGTGGTCGGACATCCCTATTATTATCTTAAGCGCCCGCGGTGATGAAAACGATAAAGTGAAGTGCCTGGAGCTGGGCGCGGACGATTATCTGACCAAGCCTTTCGGCATCGCCGAGCTGATGGCGCGCATCAAGACCGCTTTCCGCCACCGCGGCGACCCCACCGTGGCCCCCGCCCAGCCCTCTTTTGTCAGTGACGGGCTGGAAATCAATTTCGCCAAGCGGCGGGTGACCGTGGACGGCAGGGAGATAACGCTTACCCCCACCGAGTTCGCCCTTTTACAGCACCTGGCGGTAAACTCGGATAAAGTGCTGACCCATAACATGCTGCTGCAAAGCGTCTGGGGCAATGAATACTCATCGGAAAAAGAGTACCTGAGGGTATTCGTGGGGCGGCTGCGCCGCAAGCTGGAACCGGACCCCAAGAACCCCAAGTACATCCAGACCATACCGGGGGTGGGGTACCATATAACCACCTCCGCCCCGGCGACGTCGGTCTAGCGGATTTATACTAATTACGCCGTAGCTTGCAACAAAAAACAATTCGCGTAACCGCTCACCCTGAGCTTGTCGAAGGGCAATACACTAAGCCGCTCATGGATTCGACCCTCCTACGCTGAAGCTATGAAGGGCAAGCAGGCTCACCATGAGCGGTTATTTGTTGGCCTGCATTAGTCCCGGCTCCAATAAATCACCGTCGGGCGGCTTTGCCTCCCCCCGCCGCCATTATTTTCTTCACCCCATTCCGTCCTGCGTCCTGCCGCTATAACCGACCCCGGCGCTGCGCAATCCGCCGCTTATTAAATAAATATCCGCGTTATACTGTATATTTAGTAAAATATACCCCGTTTTTATTTGTTTCTTCCCTGTATTTTAGAGTAAAATCAGTTTAATATTACCTAAAAACAAACGGATAGCTCTAAAAACACGCTCATGAATACGGATAATGCATCGTAAGGAGTTTTTCAGATGACACAAAAAGAAATGGAAGCCAAAATCAAAGCCCTGGAAAAGAAAGTAGGCCTGCTGGAGGACGTTAACGAGGTCAAGAGGCTCCAGCGCGCCTACAGCTATTACGTCATGCACATGATGCGCGATGAGATTGCCGACTGCTTCGCGGACGACCCGGACGTAACCCTGCACTGGCTGGAAGGCACCTGGAAGGGCAAGGAAGGCGTCAACCGCTATTTCGGGGTAGGCACGGACCGGCCCGAGCCGCCGCCCGGCTTTCTCCACCAGGTCATGCCCATCGCCGGGGTGGTGGACGTAGACCCGGACGGCAAGCACGCCAAAGGGCGCTGGTACTCCTTCGGAGGCGTGGCCGTCCCCAACCAAAAGACCGGCAAGACCAGCCCGTCCATCGTCGGCGGCCTGTATGAAATCGAATATATCAAGCAGAAGGGCGTCTGGAAATTCTGGAAGGTGGACTGGATTATCCCCCTGAGCATCAAGATACCCGCGGACTCCTGGTCGCCGGTGGAAGAGCTCGGCAAGGCGATGGAGAGCTTCGTCGCTCCCGGGGCCGATATCCCCACCCCCAAAGGCGACCCCCGCTTCGTTTCCGGCTACATTTTCCCCTTCCATTTCAACCACCCGGTCACCGGCAAACCTACCTCGGAAACCGCCAAGAACGCCAAGCTCCTTGCCAACGTCAAAGCCGCGGCTAAAATCGCCCGGGAAACGCTGGCGACTGAACCCAAAGGTAAAGCCAAGTCCAAAGCTAAGTCCAAAGCCAAAGATAAAGAAAAAGCGGTCGGTAAGGAAAAAACCAAAGCCAAACGCAAGTCCAAAAAATAGTTTTTTCCGGTGTTGCCGGCGGCAATAGGTCTTTGTAAGGAGAATCATGGCGGATAAAAAATATGAAAAGTATATCATTAAAGAAGACAAGACTCCGCCGCCCCCCGCCGAGATGCTGAAAAGGCTGGAGGAGCAGCGGCAGGCGGGCAACTATACGGAAAGCACCCACATGTTCCACCTGACGGATACCGTGGCCAAAGGGGCGTTTTACGTGGACTGCGTCTGGATGTGGGACCAGAAGGGCAAGGTCTATACCGAGATTTCCCACGCCCATGAATGGGACGAGGTCTGGATTTTCGCGGGGACGGACCGCGAGCACCCGCAGGAGCTGGGCGCCGAGCTGGATTTCTACCTCGGCGATGAGCAGTACATCGTGGACAAAAGCTGTATGGTATTCATCCCCGGCGGGCTGGCCCACGGCCCCTGCGGCATGAGGAAAATCGACCGCCCCCTGCTGTTTATCACCATGGGCAACGGCGCCGCTTACACCCGGACCTCCGGCAACGAGACCTAGCCGCCCGGGTATTTATGGATGAGGAGCGATAGTAATGGCCGAAAGAAAATACGCTAAATACATCATCACGGATAACATCCGGATGGGACAGCCACCGGCGGAAATGATGAAACGGATGGAGGAGCAGCGTAAAGCCGGCAACTATACGGAAAGCACTCCCCTCTTTAACCTCAACGAAAAGATCGTGCCGGGGGCTTTTTACGTGGACTGCCACTGGCTCTGGAAGTCCCACGGCCAGCAGGGCATCCAGACGGAGATTGCCCATACCCATGCCTTCGATGAGGTGCTGGGGTTCATCGGGAGCAGCCGCGAAGACCCGCGGAAGCTCGACGGTGAAATAGAGTTCTGGCTGGATGACGAGCAGTACATTATAGATTACTCCTGCCTGATATTCGTGCCCCGCGGGTTAAAGCACCTGCCGCTGGTCTTCCGCCGCATCGATAGTCCCGTGTTCTTTTTCACCGCGGGCAACAGCCGGGCTTACACGCGTTCCTCCGGGAACGAATAACCGGTTTAATTTAGTAAATTTATTTAGAAGGAGATAAGAGAAACATGGCAGCAAAAAACAAATACGAAAAGTGCGTACACACCGGGGACCTGATACGGGAGATCGCCCATTACAGCGGGAAATCAATCGTGGCGCATGACGGCGAATTGGACGCCGATTGCAGCATCGGGTACCACTGCATCACCAAACCCATGTCCTTTGATTTCACCCACGCCCACAAATTCCCGGAGATGCTTTGCTTCATCGGCGGGAACCCGCTGGATATCACGGACTTCGGGGCGGAAATCGATTTCACGCTGGGCGGGGAAAAGTACCATATCACCGAGCCCGCGGTGGTCTCCATACCCGGCAGTGTCAAGCACTGCCCTATCGTTATCAGCAAAGTGACCAAGCCCATCGTCTTCATGGAAGTATCATTGACCCGCGTCTACAAAATGGGGCGCAAACCGCCGCGCAAACCCGGCGAAGCCGCGCCGCCCGCCGCGGTAAAGAAAGCCGCCGCCAAACCTGCCGCCAAAAAACCGGCGGCTAAAGCCAAAGCCGCCCCCGCGGCCAAAGCCAAGCCTAAAGCGAAAAAATAGCTGAATTTATTCCCGCAAACCTCATAGGTTATGTAAACCCCGACCTCCCCGGTCGGGGTTTCTTTTGCCGTCCCGCCCCACCGTATCATTAACAAGTTATTTATCTTATGATTATTTCCGTTTATGCCCTGTTTACTGACCCGGTGTTAATCTTTACGGGTAAAACGAGCAATCATGCCGAAGGAGACTACCATGATGGCGAAAATCAAGGTGCTTATTATCAGCCGCGACCCCGCTCTGGTATCGCTGCTGCAAACAGAGATGAACGACGGCAAGTACGAGATAGTCAATACCGAACGCAGCGGCCTCCAGCTCCGGGAGGTGCTCGGGGCGGAACAGCCGGAATTTATTATCCTGGACATCGTCATGCCTACCCTGGACGGCATCGGCACCTGTCTCCAGCTCCGCCAGTGGACACAGACCCCCATCATGATGCTCAGTACCTGGGACACCGGCGACGGCACGGTCAGGGGTCTCAACCTGGGCTGTGACAGCTATCTGACCGAGCCCTTCGGGATGGATGAGCTGAAACAGAGGATAGAGGACACGCTAAAGCGCATGGCGTCCGCCCCGGAACCCCAGTTCAATATACGCGTCAGTAAAAACTAAATCTACGGCTTCCCCGTGTTATTTGAGGGCCGGGACGGCGCGCCGTCCGACCCTCTTCGTTTACCCCTATTTTCCGCCCCCACGTTTAAAATTTATATTTTGTTTATAGCGCCGCCCCGCCTTTTTATGTTTTATTATCCGCCCCGGCGATAAGCTAGTTCCGTAGCTTAATCGCCACCCACGTTGCTTCAGGTGATGCGACGGTAAGACGATGGGCGGCGTTAAAATAAACGCTTTATCCGGGAGAGAAGCATGATTATACTGTGGATTAGAAAAAAGAACGCGGACAACGCCAAAGCGAAGGATGACGAGTCTTTCAAGAAACACGACGACATTATGAAGAGGTTCCGCCTGGCGCACCCGGACCTGAACATCATCAGCAGCCGGGATATCCTGACGGCGGAAGGCAGCCTGCTGGCGCCCATCGACCGTATAAAACTGGCCGACCACGTGCAAAACTGAGCCGCTACCGGCTGATTTTTGGCCGGGAAACACCGTAACAAGATAAATAAAGCTCTCCTGCCCTTTAGCGCGGGGGAGCTTTTTGTT from Dehalococcoidales bacterium encodes the following:
- a CDS encoding response regulator transcription factor, which produces MMQSKTDSVSLYVVEEQEIYRELYSCVLPRHANIEILRVSGGGEKGVMMRAVAELMPDVMLLSVKKLDKNIIDELEKIRNSYPRMGIVILIVFYSSQDIELLRRLALSGESGMALFLKQSLDKVDQLCRTVMAVSQGQVILDPPLATFMFAGKPESPFLKQLTTRELEILSLLSQGYTNSAIADTLFIDIKTVEHHLNSMYSKLKADPGYNTKHLRVSAARLYLETMGTLYQKEETNARAAAVR
- a CDS encoding ATP-binding protein, which codes for MSCQHNKQGLWANKHLRYIIAIMALCAFVYYLPAIAGRLGWTGFSDGMNNLHNLWGIDFLGLVFFAPVVYAAYSLGVIPAIMTALVAMIVLLPYAILIDTYPNAMFKPTAFVIILSAVGSVVAMLQNSEQQHHQRDREMKCLYDIGKASGDSNSINEFLGKAVTLIPQALQYPEETTVRITFRDQVFNSPDFQKSDSRVAENLVRNGETIGLLEIYSSRDNPYLIKKEHLTRTISERISAAIRQLELEESQRNYYQQLEKEVDIRTKDLEQVQEKLIRSERLAAVGELASGVGHELRNPLNVIRNCAYLLNLTLTEKSDEEAANTLKVLDKQIDVANKIVTDLLDFTRIRPPAQVKVDLTSLVKESLSLAAPPEQIGIHVNLNGHTPPVRTDPEQMNRVFSNIITNALQAMNGKGGELDIDAAADDSFVSISFKDTGCGIPEENINKIFEPLFTTKPKGIGLGLAISRRLVEQNGGKMEVVSQIGQGTTFTVTLPIEKRR
- a CDS encoding response regulator — encoded protein: MNNKPTILVVDDNQDLLETFAMILKRRGYSVQTADNGASAVDKFKEQRFDVTLMDIVMPEMNGVDAFKKIKEMQPGASIILMTAYSDEELLQTARDEGAHQIIHKPIRIDKLLELINETAEGQPILVVDDDADICDTLTNILEHQGYDVVTAGSGEEAVSLTRNRNCQMAFIDVKLPDIDGLETLLRLKEINPELLAIMMTGFRNEVKDALEKAQEASAITCLYKPFDPAKAAELVKQIGKKPSRLRSFHES
- a CDS encoding ATP-binding protein, coding for MRVNDRILVVDDDHDFLGVIRQILEKKGYEVRTVPSAAEALALLAECFYNAAILDISLPDADGTELLSKIMELHPDIIAIMLTGHSSVKNAVQSLNRGAFAYLEKPVDPESLLSVLHRGLEKQHLVLENRELIEELERRNRIANTLLSVSQAVAQSLDLQKLIDSALERIAQCTGLEASFVYLCDKDKLKLSGHHGLSLRTIIDIPKEYPNAVGTIGNIVKQAKPVVVEDLTKNNDPELGFISSIGYRCFAGVPLLIFGESIGVLGVATDFNNCFSPTNVELLQGVGREIAIAVRNAQLYEDASSARALRELDVMRTDFLANVSHELRTPLAVIKGSANSLLQPDVIFDEETRRDFLVSIDKDADTLTRLVDDLLMISRLEADALEVRKKPGNLANVIESIKDRLDNITLRHRLHIDVKEDLPAVEIDDVRIGEVLTNLVENAVKFSEDNSNIYIQARNGGQEVNVSVTDEGAGIPPELHQKIFERFFQGDGRKAGRRKGAGLGLAICQGIIKAHGGRIWVDSQPGKGARFTFSLPLN
- a CDS encoding response regulator transcription factor, whose amino-acid sequence is MDKKHILIVDDDPAILRLLSTNLKARGYEIFTATDGEESLEKVQKDFVDLIILDLMMPKVDGVEVCRRIREWSDIPIIILSARGDENDKVKCLELGADDYLTKPFGIAELMARIKTAFRHRGDPTVAPAQPSFVSDGLEINFAKRRVTVDGREITLTPTEFALLQHLAVNSDKVLTHNMLLQSVWGNEYSSEKEYLRVFVGRLRRKLEPDPKNPKYIQTIPGVGYHITTSAPATSV
- a CDS encoding nuclear transport factor 2 family protein, producing the protein MTQKEMEAKIKALEKKVGLLEDVNEVKRLQRAYSYYVMHMMRDEIADCFADDPDVTLHWLEGTWKGKEGVNRYFGVGTDRPEPPPGFLHQVMPIAGVVDVDPDGKHAKGRWYSFGGVAVPNQKTGKTSPSIVGGLYEIEYIKQKGVWKFWKVDWIIPLSIKIPADSWSPVEELGKAMESFVAPGADIPTPKGDPRFVSGYIFPFHFNHPVTGKPTSETAKNAKLLANVKAAAKIARETLATEPKGKAKSKAKSKAKDKEKAVGKEKTKAKRKSKK
- a CDS encoding response regulator, with product MPKETTMMAKIKVLIISRDPALVSLLQTEMNDGKYEIVNTERSGLQLREVLGAEQPEFIILDIVMPTLDGIGTCLQLRQWTQTPIMMLSTWDTGDGTVRGLNLGCDSYLTEPFGMDELKQRIEDTLKRMASAPEPQFNIRVSKN